In Desulfomonile tiedjei DSM 6799, a genomic segment contains:
- a CDS encoding HD domain-containing protein produces MDLKSIADFLFEVGMLKRTPRSGFQFLGTGKETVAEHSLRTAVIGYVLSQMSGNISTERVVLMCLFHDLVEARTGDLNYVNKLYVKADERAAVRDMTANLPFGEEIRVLTEEFDSCSSTEAQIANDADQLEIILQLKELGDLGNRYAADWITTAIKRLRTDDGKRLARSILNTNFAAWWFKEKGDEWWVHAGREDKSEK; encoded by the coding sequence TTGGATCTAAAATCAATTGCTGATTTCCTGTTTGAAGTCGGCATGCTCAAGCGAACGCCTCGATCGGGCTTCCAATTCCTGGGAACCGGAAAAGAAACCGTTGCGGAACACAGTCTGCGAACGGCCGTGATAGGATATGTTCTTTCGCAAATGTCCGGAAATATATCCACGGAAAGAGTAGTGCTCATGTGCCTGTTTCACGATCTCGTAGAGGCTCGAACAGGAGATCTGAATTACGTTAATAAACTGTACGTAAAAGCAGATGAAAGGGCTGCGGTCAGAGATATGACGGCAAATCTGCCCTTTGGGGAAGAAATACGGGTTTTGACGGAAGAATTCGATTCGTGCTCCTCGACAGAGGCCCAAATAGCGAACGATGCCGACCAGCTTGAGATAATACTGCAATTGAAGGAACTAGGGGATCTGGGAAACAGGTATGCGGCAGATTGGATAACCACTGCCATAAAAAGGCTCCGCACCGATGACGGGAAAAGACTTGCACGCAGCATACTGAACACGAATTTTGCCGCATGGTGGTTCAAGGAAAAAGGAGACGAATGGTGGGTCCATGCAGGTAGAGAAGACAAAAGCGAGAAATAG
- a CDS encoding class I SAM-dependent methyltransferase, giving the protein MMETDYARESVFCDICNSGNHELLFEKEGFRHVRCNVCGLVFVNPRLKEHLTFQQVSGTGSMGEHELTPAQVRRLDAELDRFEPYRLLNRILELGAGRGWFLDRAARSGWETWAVEVNQDAIRQLRTKRVTEIIAQPAEEFEAPADYFDAVRMWDVIEHLKSPRKAITNVHKVLRTGGFLKLATTNFASLSRKVNGPEWVYLNGADHIVLFEPATITRLLGEIGFSNITIRTKSFNLRRKLYFPERELPPPSTILRPFRKLIDEAIRFTLSGHQMLVTAIK; this is encoded by the coding sequence ATGATGGAAACCGATTACGCCAGAGAATCCGTATTCTGCGATATATGCAATTCCGGGAATCACGAGTTGCTCTTCGAAAAGGAAGGCTTCCGTCACGTACGGTGCAACGTATGCGGCCTGGTATTCGTGAATCCCAGGCTGAAAGAACATCTCACCTTTCAGCAAGTGTCCGGTACCGGCAGCATGGGTGAACATGAGCTTACCCCTGCCCAAGTCCGGCGTCTGGATGCCGAACTGGACCGGTTCGAACCCTATCGCCTGCTCAACCGTATTCTTGAACTGGGGGCCGGTCGAGGCTGGTTCCTGGATCGGGCTGCCAGGTCAGGCTGGGAAACATGGGCGGTTGAAGTCAACCAGGACGCAATCCGACAGCTTCGCACCAAACGCGTGACTGAAATAATCGCACAGCCGGCTGAGGAATTCGAGGCGCCTGCCGATTACTTCGATGCAGTAAGGATGTGGGATGTAATCGAGCATTTGAAATCGCCGCGTAAGGCAATAACGAACGTTCATAAAGTCCTCAGAACAGGCGGATTTCTCAAACTGGCCACCACGAATTTCGCTTCTCTGTCCAGGAAAGTGAACGGACCCGAATGGGTGTACCTCAATGGAGCGGACCACATCGTGCTGTTCGAACCTGCAACTATTACTCGGCTGCTCGGTGAAATCGGCTTTTCGAATATTACGATCCGTACAAAATCTTTCAATCTGAGGCGTAAACTCTATTTCCCCGAACGGGAACTCCCACCTCCATCGACAATTCTCCGTCCGTTCCGAAAACTGATCGATGAAGCAATTCGTTTCACTCTCTCCGGACACCAAATGCTCGTAACCGCAATTAAATAA